One part of the Anaerolineales bacterium genome encodes these proteins:
- a CDS encoding VOC family protein — protein MKIDAVGISSTNLEKTVAFYKLLGFQFSEYDPKEQHLEPLTPDGSARLMIDAASLLESILGEAPRPGNHSSFAVRYDSPAEVDRVAAAVKAAGHTVPAEPWDAEWDQRYAIVQDPDGYRVDLYAVL, from the coding sequence ATGAAGATCGATGCTGTTGGTATTAGTTCAACCAATCTTGAGAAGACGGTTGCATTCTATAAGTTGCTGGGCTTCCAGTTTAGCGAATATGACCCGAAAGAGCAGCATCTGGAGCCGCTTACCCCGGACGGGTCTGCACGGCTGATGATCGATGCAGCCAGCCTGCTTGAGAGCATCCTGGGCGAGGCCCCGCGGCCTGGCAACCATTCTTCGTTTGCGGTGCGCTACGATTCGCCCGCTGAGGTCGATCGTGTGGCTGCGGCGGTCAAAGCCGCCGGGCACACCGTGCCCGCGGAGCCTTGGGACGCTGAATGGGACCAGCGCTATGCCATCGTGCAAGATCCTGATGGGTATCGCGTGGATCTCTACGCAGTGCTGTAG
- a CDS encoding rhodanese-like domain-containing protein, producing the protein MKVKLNRRGMLFKIIRVVTSKLIRGEYHFSNVTEISSEELQQHMASSAPPLLIDVRDANEYNSGFGHLPGARHLPLMELVVKFPSAERFKEAIKGLEAQLMELEPYMEGEVVTICPGGGFSLVAAEIMAEAGFKNVKSLAGGADGWFKDGYPTELGEDKVAQ; encoded by the coding sequence ATGAAAGTTAAGCTCAATCGCAGGGGGATGCTGTTCAAGATCATTCGGGTTGTGACGAGCAAGCTCATCAGAGGTGAGTATCACTTCTCCAATGTGACCGAGATCTCCTCAGAAGAATTGCAGCAGCATATGGCTTCAAGTGCGCCACCCTTGCTGATCGATGTAAGAGATGCGAATGAATACAACTCTGGCTTTGGACACTTACCCGGCGCAAGGCATTTGCCATTAATGGAACTAGTGGTCAAATTTCCAAGCGCTGAGAGGTTTAAGGAGGCAATTAAGGGTCTTGAAGCTCAGCTGATGGAGCTTGAGCCTTATATGGAGGGTGAAGTTGTCACGATCTGTCCAGGGGGCGGTTTTTCGCTGGTAGCCGCTGAGATCATGGCTGAAGCGGGTTTCAAGAATGTTAAGAGTCTTGCTGGTGGGGCAGATGGTTGGTTTAAAGACGGTTACCCCACTGAGCTTGGAGAGGACAAGGTTGCACAATGA
- a CDS encoding class I SAM-dependent methyltransferase, with protein MDDLNFYSTSEGNRFDNLKVDVPGIFSQYPLEKMVADSDVQPKDFFTKVYANSFLPLGLRINIWRAAFNAHQDLTWFEDLSKYWTKVLKGRPLWGPYDAYFLKNMYRVKFQRNMLPDTADANTHLDAWQRPEIVYSLLHLASKPSLPADVRIMQQAMRYVGRNHGLQVLEFGCSTAPLTYASTRFLDSGKNTYHLADIAMLPYHYGAWRLRSRADIVRHLLRPENDFLPDFFEPMDMVFCCQVFEHLNKPLEIAQYFHRILKPQGVLVFDFLLTKGTGLDSKQE; from the coding sequence ATGGATGATTTGAATTTTTATTCCACTTCTGAAGGTAACCGTTTTGATAATCTGAAAGTGGATGTCCCTGGGATTTTTAGCCAGTATCCTCTGGAAAAAATGGTTGCTGACTCCGACGTGCAACCCAAGGATTTTTTTACAAAGGTCTACGCTAACTCATTCTTGCCCCTAGGTTTGCGTATCAATATTTGGAGGGCAGCTTTTAACGCCCATCAAGACCTAACTTGGTTTGAAGACTTAAGTAAATATTGGACCAAGGTCCTCAAAGGCCGCCCATTGTGGGGGCCATATGATGCCTATTTTCTAAAGAACATGTATCGGGTTAAATTTCAACGTAATATGCTTCCCGATACCGCAGACGCCAATACTCACCTGGATGCCTGGCAGCGGCCGGAAATTGTTTATTCACTGCTTCATTTGGCTAGCAAGCCTAGTTTGCCAGCAGATGTGCGGATCATGCAACAGGCAATGCGTTATGTCGGCAGAAATCACGGACTTCAAGTGCTGGAGTTTGGCTGTTCCACTGCTCCGCTTACTTACGCGTCAACCCGGTTTTTAGATTCGGGTAAAAATACTTATCATTTAGCTGATATTGCCATGTTGCCATATCATTATGGTGCATGGCGCTTGCGTTCGCGGGCTGATATTGTTCGACACCTCTTACGCCCCGAAAATGATTTCCTGCCCGACTTTTTTGAACCAATGGATATGGTGTTTTGTTGCCAAGTGTTTGAGCACTTGAATAAGCCGCTGGAGATCGCACAGTACTTTCACCGAATACTTAAGCCTCAGGGTGTATTGGTTTTTGATTTCCTTCTAACCAAAGGCACCGGCTTAGATTCCAAACAGGAGTAG
- a CDS encoding lamin tail domain-containing protein, whose translation MRDLLTDPRLVRYLLLNVAVSTITALIVMSVWTYFVFRGDPLALDASGAAIQSVSSSQLRVSAVVAAGDLENERVTIEHIGQQELSLVGWRLRDGSGIEFRFPALVLHPGGQVSIYTRQGDDTVSELYWDRQVALWSKGETLTLVNADGVVQATFVVP comes from the coding sequence ATGCGTGACCTGCTGACCGATCCGCGCCTTGTGCGCTATTTGCTGCTCAATGTGGCCGTTTCTACCATTACGGCATTGATCGTAATGTCTGTGTGGACCTACTTTGTGTTCCGTGGTGACCCGTTGGCGCTGGATGCAAGCGGGGCAGCTATTCAGAGCGTTAGCAGCAGCCAGTTGCGAGTGAGCGCCGTGGTGGCAGCCGGCGATCTGGAGAACGAACGTGTGACGATCGAGCATATTGGCCAGCAGGAGCTCTCGCTGGTTGGCTGGCGCCTGCGCGACGGAAGCGGCATCGAGTTTCGCTTTCCCGCTTTGGTGCTGCACCCCGGCGGCCAGGTGTCCATTTACACTCGCCAGGGTGATGACACGGTGAGTGAACTATATTGGGACCGCCAAGTAGCTCTATGGAGCAAGGGTGAAACGCTTACCTTGGTTAATGCTGACGGTGTTGTGCAGGCCACCTTTGTTGTGCCCTAG
- a CDS encoding DUF1992 domain-containing protein — MPNIEEIIREAMEEGAFDNLPGSGKPLNIEDNPYVDPSWQLAYHLLKENGFALSFIEVRQAIDSEHAAVRAGLARAWEWHQAAVASNEESRWIEAEWQKAVASFKETVAALNKRIADYNVSIPLDRFYREKINVSDELARLRG, encoded by the coding sequence ATGCCGAACATCGAAGAGATCATTCGTGAGGCCATGGAAGAGGGGGCATTTGATAATTTGCCGGGTAGCGGCAAGCCTCTGAACATTGAAGATAACCCTTACGTTGATCCGAGCTGGCAGCTAGCCTACCATCTGCTGAAGGAGAACGGGTTTGCCCTCTCTTTCATTGAGGTGCGCCAGGCCATAGACAGCGAGCACGCCGCGGTACGCGCCGGGCTGGCGCGTGCCTGGGAATGGCATCAGGCTGCCGTTGCAAGCAACGAGGAGTCGCGCTGGATCGAGGCCGAATGGCAAAAGGCGGTTGCCTCGTTCAAAGAAACCGTAGCAGCACTGAACAAGCGTATTGCAGATTACAACGTCAGCATTCCACTGGACCGTTTTTACCGTGAGAAGATTAATGTGTCTGATGAGCTTGCAAGGCTGCGCGGATGA